A stretch of the Osmerus eperlanus chromosome 10, fOsmEpe2.1, whole genome shotgun sequence genome encodes the following:
- the apip gene encoding methylthioribulose-1-phosphate dehydratase, whose amino-acid sequence MSSLCDTSNGESHADPCQDKEHPRMLIPELCRLFYQLGWVTGTGGGISLRHGDQIYIAPSGVQKERIQPEDMFVCDVAERDISSPPAWKKLRKSQCTPLFMNAYTMRAAQAVIHTHSKAAVMATLLYPGKEFRITHQEMIKGIRKGNSGTNYRYNDTLVVPIIENTPEEQDLKERMALAMEEYPEACAVLVRRHGVYVWGETWEKAKTMCECYDYLFDIAVQMKQCGLDPSAVPSEEIDIV is encoded by the exons ATGTCTTCGCTATGTGACACAAGCAATGGAGAGAGTCATGCTGATCCATGCCAG GATAAGGAACATCCACGGATGCTCATCCCAGAATTGTGTCGGCTCTTCTATCAGCTGGGCTGGGTGACCGGGACAGGCGGAGGGATAAGTTTGCGCCATGG AGACCAGATTTACATTGCTCCTTCAGGGGTCCAGAAGGAGAGAATACAG CCAGAAGACATGTTTGTTTGTGATGTGGCGGAAAGAGACATCAGTTCCCCTCCTGCCTGGAAAAAGCTGAGAAAGAGCCAATGCACCCCTCTGTTTATGAATGCCTACACAATGAGAG CGGCCCAGGCTGTCATACACACCCACTCAAAGGCTGCTGTCATGGCAACATTGCTGTATCCTGGCAAGGAATTCCGGATAACTCACCAGGAAATGATCAAGGGAATTCGTAAGGGCAACTCCGGCACCAACTACAG ATACAATGACACACTGGTAGTGCCAATCATTGAGAATACCCCAGAGGAGCAAGACCTGAAGGAGCGTATGGCACTAGCAATGGAAGAATATCCTGAAGCTTGTGCAGTCCTGGTCCGTCGTCATGGCGTCTACGTGTGGGGAGAAACCTGGGAGAAAGCCAAGACAAT GTGTGAGTGCTACGACTATCTTTTTGACATCGCTGTCCAAATGAAACAGTGTGGACTTGATCCTTCTGCGGTCCCCTCTGAAGAGATTGACATTGTTTGA